The following coding sequences lie in one Heyndrickxia oleronia genomic window:
- a CDS encoding G5 and 3D domain-containing protein yields the protein MNLKHVKSLFSRTMSSKRLTIVISSSIVFAGVLAFTAYETTKKTVAMTMDGKKKVIRTHSDTIGDILDDLDIHLHSEDYLSLPKDTKVTDQLSFVWKPAKKVHLAIDGKERSVWTTENTIRDLLENEKIKIGKYDQVNPGLNKDITKNMKIDIAKAFSLTLNDGGEKKKVWSTSTTVADFLKQQGVKLEELDRTKPDLKHKVSPEDVIKVIRVKKVSDVVEEPIQYAITTKKDSTLLKGQEKVVQHGENGIVHKTYEVTKENGKEVNRKLLTEKTLKESKEKVVLVGTKVLTAQVSRGEPEGGKEYYVTSTAYTAECNGCSGRTATGINLRANPNMKIIAVDPNFIPLGTKVYVEGYGYAIAADTGGAMKGQKIDVFFSNKSQAYNWGRKRVKIKILN from the coding sequence ATGAATTTAAAGCATGTGAAAAGCCTGTTTTCCAGGACAATGAGTAGTAAAAGACTCACTATTGTTATTTCTAGTTCCATAGTTTTTGCAGGGGTTTTAGCGTTTACTGCCTATGAAACTACGAAAAAAACTGTTGCTATGACAATGGATGGGAAGAAAAAAGTTATTAGGACACACTCGGATACGATTGGAGATATTTTAGACGATTTAGATATTCATTTACACTCAGAGGATTATTTGTCATTACCAAAAGATACTAAGGTAACAGATCAATTGTCTTTTGTCTGGAAACCAGCTAAAAAAGTCCATCTAGCGATTGACGGTAAGGAACGATCGGTTTGGACGACAGAAAATACAATAAGGGACTTACTTGAAAATGAAAAGATTAAAATTGGAAAGTATGATCAAGTAAATCCAGGACTAAATAAAGATATTACCAAAAATATGAAAATAGATATTGCAAAGGCTTTTTCCTTAACACTAAATGATGGTGGCGAAAAGAAAAAGGTTTGGTCAACTTCGACTACGGTCGCTGACTTTTTAAAGCAACAGGGAGTCAAACTTGAAGAATTAGACCGTACAAAGCCGGATCTAAAACATAAAGTTAGTCCAGAAGATGTAATTAAAGTGATCAGAGTTAAAAAAGTCAGCGATGTAGTGGAAGAACCTATTCAATATGCTATAACTACTAAAAAGGACTCTACCTTACTTAAAGGGCAAGAAAAAGTAGTACAGCATGGTGAAAATGGCATCGTTCATAAAACGTATGAAGTAACGAAGGAAAACGGAAAAGAAGTTAATCGAAAATTACTAACTGAAAAAACCTTAAAGGAAAGTAAGGAAAAGGTTGTTTTAGTTGGAACAAAAGTATTAACAGCCCAGGTTTCTAGAGGTGAACCTGAAGGTGGTAAAGAATATTATGTAACATCGACCGCTTATACAGCAGAGTGTAATGGATGTTCAGGACGTACTGCTACAGGTATTAATTTACGTGCCAATCCAAACATGAAAATAATTGCGGTAGATCCTAATTTTATACCACTTGGAACAAAAGTATATGTTGAAGGCTATGGTTATGCCATTGCAGCAGATACTGGTGGTGCAATGAAAGGTCAAAAAATTGATGTGTTTTTCTCCAATAAGTCACAAGCCTATAATTGGGGAAGAAAACGAGTTAAAATTAAAATACTGAATTAG
- the rnmV gene encoding ribonuclease M5 — protein MKIKEIIVVEGRDDTTAIKRAVDADTIETNGSAVSKETIEKVQLAQDTRGVIIFTDPDFPGEKIRKIVSDHVPGCKHAFIKKKDARPTSGRGIGVEHASPDAIREALKDAHTMEEDIIEVITKEDLITAGLIGFPQSKARRERLGELLKIGYTNGKQLHKRLMMFQISKEDFASAIEKVLQEEKNA, from the coding sequence ATGAAAATAAAAGAAATTATCGTTGTAGAGGGTAGAGATGATACCACGGCCATTAAAAGAGCCGTTGATGCAGATACAATTGAAACAAATGGGTCCGCCGTTTCAAAGGAAACAATTGAAAAGGTTCAACTAGCTCAGGACACAAGAGGGGTCATTATTTTTACAGATCCTGATTTTCCAGGTGAGAAGATTAGAAAAATCGTATCTGATCATGTGCCAGGTTGTAAGCATGCCTTCATTAAAAAAAAGGATGCAAGACCAACGTCTGGCAGGGGAATTGGTGTTGAACATGCTAGTCCAGATGCTATTCGCGAGGCATTAAAGGATGCTCATACGATGGAAGAGGATATTATAGAGGTGATTACGAAGGAAGATTTGATTACTGCCGGGTTAATAGGCTTCCCTCAATCAAAGGCTAGAAGAGAACGCTTAGGTGAACTATTGAAAATAGGATATACAAATGGAAAGCAGCTTCATAAGCGATTAATGATGTTTCAAATTAGTAAAGAGGATTTTGCTTCTGCAATTGAAAAAGTCCTACAGGAGGAAAAGAATGCATAA
- the rsmA gene encoding 16S rRNA (adenine(1518)-N(6)/adenine(1519)-N(6))-dimethyltransferase RsmA: protein MHKDIATPMRTKEILKKYGFSFKKSLGQNFLIDPNILRNITESAGLTKETGSIEIGPGIGALTEHLARSSKKVLAFEIDQRLLPILEDTLSPYDNVKVVHQDILKADVQGLIETEFKDIKDIMVVANLPYYVTTPIITQLLTKRLPLRGIVVMLQKEVADRISAKPGTKEYGSLSIAIQYYTKAETVMVVPKTVFMPQPNVDSAVIRLTLHDEPIVNVDNEEFFFQVTRASFAQRRKTLLNNLTSQLPNGKGVKEEILEALDQIGIDPGRRGETLSIEEFAALSNALYPIINK from the coding sequence ATGCATAAAGATATTGCTACCCCGATGAGAACAAAGGAAATATTAAAAAAATATGGATTTTCGTTTAAAAAAAGCTTAGGTCAGAACTTTTTAATTGACCCTAATATATTAAGAAATATTACAGAAAGTGCTGGTTTAACCAAGGAGACTGGCTCCATAGAAATCGGACCTGGTATTGGAGCGTTGACAGAGCATTTAGCCAGAAGCAGCAAAAAGGTATTAGCGTTTGAAATAGACCAACGTTTACTTCCGATATTGGAGGACACATTATCCCCATACGATAATGTAAAAGTTGTTCATCAAGATATTTTAAAGGCAGATGTACAAGGACTAATAGAAACAGAATTTAAAGATATTAAGGATATTATGGTTGTTGCCAATCTTCCGTATTACGTAACAACACCGATTATTACCCAGCTTTTAACAAAAAGGCTTCCTCTTAGGGGAATTGTTGTTATGCTCCAAAAGGAAGTAGCTGATCGAATAAGTGCGAAACCTGGCACAAAAGAATATGGTTCCTTGTCGATTGCTATTCAATATTATACGAAAGCAGAAACTGTAATGGTAGTTCCTAAAACGGTATTTATGCCACAGCCAAATGTAGATTCTGCAGTTATACGCTTAACATTACATGATGAACCGATTGTTAACGTTGATAATGAAGAGTTTTTCTTCCAAGTAACACGTGCTTCCTTTGCACAAAGGAGGAAAACACTTTTAAATAATCTTACAAGTCAGCTGCCAAACGGCAAAGGGGTTAAAGAGGAAATTCTTGAGGCATTAGATCAAATTGGAATTGATCCTGGCAGAAGAGGCGAGACACTTTCTATTGAAGAGTTCGCCGCACTAAGTAATGCACTATATCCTATTATAAATAAATAA
- the yabG gene encoding sporulation peptidase YabG, with the protein MGVKINSIVGRKSYQCDLLFRVIDIINKDGKETAILYGEDYRLIADAPFEDLVMIDSEERSKISREFRSLEAQSFELFQQDIDLLRHRHEYNATNGYNQDFSYFHIPGRVLHLDGDPNYLKKCIDLYEKIGIKVYGIHCYEKDMPNQIGPLIDKYRPDILVITGHDSYSKSKGKKADINAYRHSKYFVKTVIEARKKVPHLDQLIIFAGACQSHFESLIQVGANFASSPLRVNIHALDPVYIVAKISYTSFMEPINVWDVLRNTLTGEKGLGGIETKGVLRTGMPYKPVMEE; encoded by the coding sequence ATGGGTGTAAAAATCAATTCAATCGTGGGAAGAAAATCATATCAATGTGATCTTTTATTTAGAGTGATTGATATTATTAATAAAGATGGCAAGGAAACAGCTATTTTATATGGTGAGGACTATCGATTAATCGCAGATGCTCCCTTTGAAGACTTAGTGATGATCGACTCTGAGGAAAGGTCGAAGATTTCTAGGGAATTTCGTTCACTAGAAGCGCAATCCTTTGAACTATTCCAACAAGATATTGATTTATTACGACATAGACATGAATACAATGCAACAAATGGATATAATCAAGATTTTAGCTATTTTCATATTCCAGGACGTGTTTTACATCTTGATGGGGATCCTAATTACCTAAAAAAATGTATCGATCTTTATGAAAAAATAGGAATAAAAGTTTATGGAATCCACTGTTATGAAAAGGATATGCCAAATCAAATCGGGCCATTAATTGATAAGTATCGGCCGGATATTTTAGTGATAACAGGACATGATTCCTATTCGAAATCAAAGGGGAAAAAGGCAGATATAAACGCATATAGACATTCTAAATATTTCGTTAAAACGGTGATTGAAGCAAGAAAAAAGGTACCCCATTTGGATCAATTAATTATTTTTGCAGGAGCATGCCAATCTCATTTTGAATCGTTAATTCAAGTGGGGGCTAATTTTGCAAGCTCCCCACTAAGAGTTAATATTCATGCTCTTGATCCTGTTTATATAGTAGCTAAAATTAGTTATACATCCTTTATGGAACCAATAAATGTGTGGGATGTTTTACGTAATACATTAACTGGTGAAAAGGGGTTGGGAGGAATTGAGACAAAAGGAGTCTTGCGCACGGGAATGCCATATAAGCCTGTCATGGAAGAATAG
- the veg gene encoding biofilm formation stimulator Veg has protein sequence MPKTLTDIKRSLDSNLGKRLMLKANGGRRKTIERSGILAETYPSVFVIELDQEENSFERVSYSYADVLTETVQLTFYDETTGNIVLGQQ, from the coding sequence ATGCCAAAGACATTAACTGACATTAAGAGATCCCTTGATTCAAATCTTGGAAAAAGATTAATGTTGAAAGCTAATGGTGGACGAAGAAAAACCATTGAACGTTCGGGTATTTTGGCAGAAACTTATCCATCAGTTTTTGTCATCGAATTAGATCAAGAGGAAAACTCATTTGAACGTGTTTCCTACAGCTATGCAGATGTGCTTACTGAAACGGTCCAATTAACCTTCTATGATGAAACAACAGGAAATATAGTATTAGGGCAGCAGTAG
- a CDS encoding small, acid-soluble spore protein, alpha/beta type, translated as MGRRKGIMSNQLKEELAKELGFYDVVQQEGWGGIKAKDAGNMVKRAIEIAQQQLANNRHS; from the coding sequence GTGGGCAGAAGAAAAGGAATTATGTCTAATCAGCTAAAAGAAGAATTAGCTAAGGAATTAGGTTTTTATGATGTCGTTCAGCAAGAAGGATGGGGCGGTATTAAGGCAAAGGATGCTGGAAATATGGTGAAGCGAGCGATAGAAATCGCGCAACAACAGCTTGCCAATAATCGACATTCCTAA
- the ispE gene encoding 4-(cytidine 5'-diphospho)-2-C-methyl-D-erythritol kinase, with protein sequence MTIFIKAPAKINLTLDVLNKRSDGYHEVEMIMTTIDLSDRIGLSETTDGEIRIISQNRFVPDDQRNLAFQAAKVLKEKFHINQGVSITIDKMIPVAAGLAGGSSDAAATLRGLNKLWNLGLTLDEIAEIGSEIGSDVSFCVYGGTALAKGRGEKITHLPAPPNCWVILAKPSIGVSTADVYRNLNLESIQHPNSQAMIQAIQQGNYQSVCKEIGNALESVTLKMHPEVQHIKEQMFRFGADAVLMSGSGPTVFGLVQYDSRLQRIYNGLRGFCDQVFAVRMLGDRFTK encoded by the coding sequence TTGACGATTTTTATTAAAGCACCGGCGAAAATAAATTTAACCTTAGATGTTTTAAATAAGCGTTCGGACGGATATCATGAAGTCGAAATGATTATGACGACAATCGATCTTTCTGACAGAATCGGATTGTCAGAAACAACAGACGGTGAGATTCGTATCATTTCTCAAAATAGATTTGTTCCAGATGATCAACGTAACTTAGCATTTCAAGCAGCAAAGGTTCTTAAGGAGAAATTCCATATTAACCAAGGTGTTTCAATTACTATTGATAAAATGATCCCGGTTGCTGCTGGTTTAGCTGGTGGAAGTAGTGATGCTGCTGCCACATTACGTGGTTTAAATAAACTTTGGAACTTGGGCTTAACTTTAGATGAAATTGCAGAGATTGGATCGGAAATCGGCTCTGATGTTTCGTTTTGTGTGTATGGTGGAACAGCCTTGGCAAAAGGAAGAGGAGAAAAAATAACTCACTTACCTGCACCGCCTAATTGCTGGGTTATTTTAGCAAAGCCATCCATTGGAGTATCGACGGCAGATGTTTATCGGAATCTAAATTTAGAATCGATCCAACATCCGAATTCCCAAGCGATGATCCAAGCGATTCAACAAGGGAATTATCAATCGGTATGTAAGGAAATCGGGAATGCTTTAGAAAGTGTAACATTGAAAATGCATCCAGAGGTACAACATATTAAAGAGCAAATGTTTAGGTTCGGTGCTGACGCTGTCCTAATGAGTGGGAGTGGACCAACTGTATTTGGTCTTGTTCAATACGATTCGCGCCTTCAACGAATATACAATGGCCTTAGAGGATTTTGTGATCAGGTTTTTGCAGTTCGAATGTTAGGTGACCGTTTTACTAAATAG
- the purR gene encoding pur operon repressor has product MKFRRSERLIDMTHYLLERPKELVSLTFFSERYESAKSSISEDLAIIKETFERQGIGTLQTIPGAAGGVKYISHMKEEAARGIIAELCQLIADPERLLPGGYLYLTDLIGNPQIVSKVGKLLASSFANKDIDVIMTVATKGIPIAHAAASYLNVPVVIVRRDSKVTEGSTVSINYVSGSSKRIQTMVLSKRSLNEGARVLIVDDFMKAGGTVNGMVNLLEEFNATLAGIAVLLESEEAEERLVDDYVSLVKLMDVDVKEKKIRVVEGNYFLQSKGDI; this is encoded by the coding sequence ATGAAGTTTCGTCGTAGTGAAAGATTAATTGATATGACACATTATTTACTTGAGCGCCCAAAGGAGCTAGTGTCGTTAACTTTCTTTTCTGAAAGATATGAGTCAGCGAAATCATCCATTAGCGAAGATTTAGCAATCATAAAGGAAACCTTTGAAAGGCAGGGAATAGGGACGCTTCAGACCATTCCCGGTGCAGCAGGTGGAGTAAAGTATATATCTCATATGAAAGAGGAAGCTGCTAGGGGAATAATTGCAGAGCTTTGCCAATTAATTGCAGACCCCGAAAGACTTCTGCCTGGCGGTTATTTATACTTAACTGATTTGATAGGAAACCCTCAAATCGTAAGTAAAGTTGGAAAGTTACTTGCTTCGTCATTTGCGAATAAAGATATAGATGTTATTATGACAGTAGCAACCAAAGGGATTCCTATTGCACATGCAGCCGCGTCTTATTTAAATGTACCTGTCGTCATCGTTAGAAGAGATAGTAAAGTAACTGAAGGCTCAACAGTTAGTATTAATTATGTTTCTGGATCCTCGAAAAGAATTCAGACGATGGTTCTTTCTAAAAGAAGCTTAAATGAGGGAGCAAGGGTTCTCATTGTTGATGACTTTATGAAAGCTGGGGGGACTGTTAATGGTATGGTGAATCTTTTAGAAGAGTTTAATGCTACATTAGCAGGGATTGCCGTTCTATTAGAGTCTGAGGAAGCAGAAGAAAGATTAGTGGATGATTATGTATCATTGGTTAAACTAATGGATGTAGATGTGAAAGAGAAAAAGATCAGAGTGGTAGAGGGAAATTACTTTTTACAATCCAAGGGGGATATTTAA
- a CDS encoding RidA family protein codes for MRVVSTKKAPAAIGPYSQGIVVNNVFYSSGQIPLTEEGTLISDDIKEQTHQVFKNIKAVLHEAGASLETVVKATVFIKNMDDFSIINEIYGEYFSEHKPARSCVEVSRLPKDVQIEIEVIALVK; via the coding sequence ATGAGAGTCGTATCTACAAAAAAAGCGCCGGCAGCAATCGGACCATATTCACAAGGAATTGTCGTAAATAATGTTTTTTATAGTTCTGGTCAAATCCCTTTAACTGAAGAAGGGACACTTATTTCTGATGATATAAAAGAACAAACACATCAAGTATTTAAAAATATTAAAGCTGTATTACATGAAGCAGGCGCCTCTTTAGAGACAGTTGTGAAAGCCACCGTATTTATAAAAAATATGGATGATTTTTCAATTATTAATGAAATTTATGGAGAATATTTTTCTGAGCATAAGCCAGCAAGATCCTGTGTAGAAGTATCCAGACTTCCTAAGGACGTTCAAATAGAAATAGAGGTTATTGCATTAGTTAAATAA
- the spoVG gene encoding septation regulator SpoVG gives MEVTDVRLRRVNTEGRMRAIASITLDNEFVVHDIRVIDGNNGLFVAMPSKRTPDGEFRDIAHPINSNTRSKIQESVLAEYHRLGELEEVEFEEAGAS, from the coding sequence ATGGAAGTAACAGATGTAAGATTACGCCGTGTTAATACAGAGGGGCGAATGAGAGCGATTGCTTCTATTACATTGGATAATGAATTTGTTGTTCACGATATCCGAGTAATTGATGGGAATAATGGATTATTTGTCGCAATGCCAAGTAAACGCACTCCAGATGGAGAGTTTAGAGATATTGCTCATCCAATTAATTCCAATACTAGAAGCAAAATTCAAGAATCTGTATTGGCGGAGTATCACCGATTAGGAGAGTTAGAGGAAGTCGAGTTTGAAGAAGCCGGAGCTTCCTAA